The genomic stretch CCGCGCCAGGCACAGGTCGTAGCTCGTTCCGACGTCGTCGAGCGACTGGGTCTCGATCATCAGGTGCTGGATCTTGCGCGGCGACATCGGCACGGAAAAGAAGGCCAACGAGTGATGACGCGGGTTGCAGTGGAGGAAGGTTCCCACCGGAGCGCCGTCTGGAGCCATCACGTAGTCGGAGATCCCGAATCCCAGCGCGCGCACGTAGAAGGCCGCGGCTGCCTGGACGTTTGAACTCAGCAGAACGACGTGACCCAGACCCAGCTCCCCCATGAGAAAGCCGGACAGGGGGCGCGTGGACGTGAAGCGCGGGTAGAGCGAAACCTCGTTGCCGACCGCGAGCTCCATCCGGACGCCGGTGTAGGGGCAGATGAAGTAGGCAAGCTCGAGCACCCGCCGATCCGCCAGCTCGTCGGACCTTCCGGCGTGCACCTCGCTGCCCTGGCTCTCCAACATGCTCGCCGTGGCTTCCAGGGCCTCATGATTCGCGAGCTCCCACCCGACGTAGGCCACATCGTCGGAGGCGCCGGCGTGGATGCTGAGCCGGTGATGTCGCTCATCGCCGCGCAGGTACAGGAGCCGATCCCGGCTGTCGGTGCCGATCTCGAACCCGAGAACCTCGGTGCCGAAGCTCTTCCATGCGCCAAGGTCGGTCGCGTCCACGCCCAGATATGCCAACCTCGATACGCTCATCGTCGACCCTCCTCGCGGCATGCCTTTGTCTGTTGAGATGTGCGTTAGGAGCGGACGGGGCCTCTGAGCCTCCGGACGAAGTCCGCGATCGCTGCACCGATCTCGTCGGGACTGTCCTCCTGCAAGGTATGTAGGCCCTTCACGGTGACTTCCGTCTGGTGGGGCCACGTGCGAACGAGTTCCTTGACGCGGCCGCGGACGATGACGCCGGGCTCGGCAGCGACGAACAGCTTCGGCACCTCGCTCTCGGCCAACCAGCGGAAGTTCTCGCTCACCACCGCCGCGACGTCGGCGGGCTCGCCGTCGAGCGGCAAGCTGCGGGGCCACGACAGCGTCGGCCGGCGGCCCTCTCCCGTGTTCGCGAAGGGCTTCCGGTAGGTTGCCGTCTCCTCGTCGGTCAGCCGTCGCATGACGGCACCCGGGAGCCGAATCTCGATGAAGGCATTGTCCTGCAACACCAGGCGCTCGCCCCGGCGAACGGAGCGCTCGGAAGAAGGCGTGGGCCGGCTCGGGGAGATCCGACCAGCGCATGGGCGCCGCGATGGCTTCCATGTGAACGATGCCCTGCACGCGCGTGGGATGCCGGCGGGCCCACTCGAACCCAAGCGCGGCCCCCCAGTCGTGCAGTACGAGGACCACGCGATCGCCGAGCTCGAGCGCCTCCCACAGCGCGAACAGAAAGTCGCGGTGCTCGGCGTAGCCATACCGATCCGGACCCGACGGGATGAGCTTCTCCGACCCGCCCATACCGATGAGGTCGCATGCGATCAGCCGGCCCAGGCCCTCGACGTGGGGCATGACGTTGCGCCACACGTACGAAGACGCCGGTTGGCCGTGTTGGAACACGATCGCCTCGCCCGTGCCCTCGTCGATGTAGGCCATTCGCCAGCCGTTGACCTCCCGGTACTGGATCGTCCCGTACGGTTTCGCCGCGATCATCGGGCTCGCCTCTCGTTCAAATCGCCTCGGCCGACTGGGCATCAGCCGCACGGACCGGCCGCTGGACGCGGATGGCCTTGAGCGCGGTCGCCCAGGAGATGACCTGGTCGAGCATCGTCGCGACCTCCGCTTCGTGGTGCGGAAGCGGCTTGAAGGTCCTGAAGTGCTCGAAGTCGGTGACGAGCGACAGCATCACCTGGGCGCGCACCGTCGCGAGCATGAGCTCCGATGCCACGAGCCGCAGGTGCTCGACGGCCCGCGCACCGCCGGCGCCGCCGTAGCTCACGAACCCCGCGGCCTTGTTGTTCCACTCGTGGTAGAGGAAATCGAGAGCGTTCTTCAGGGCGCCCGGAATTCCGTGGTTGTACTCAGGCGTCACGAACACGTAGCCGTCGAAGGACGCGATCTTTTCCGACCACGCCCGGGTGTGCGGCTTCGTGTACTTGCCGAACATGGGCGACATTGGCTCGTCGAACAGCGGAAGCTTGTAGTCCGCGATGTCGACGAGCTCAAACTGCGCGTCGGAGCGCTGCTGCGCGATCCGATGCACCCAGCGTGCGACCGCTTCGCTGTTGCGGCCCGGGCGCGTGCTGCCAGTGATGATGGCGATTCTCAGCGGATTCATGGTGGATCCTCCTCGGCGTCCTTGCTGGCGGATCGGCCTGCAGCGAGCCGCCCAGTGACCGATCATCGCGCGGGTCCCTCGTCCCGCGGCCTTCAGTCCCGCTCCGAGCGGGACTCCCCTCGCATCGCTTCCCAAGGAGGACGGCGCTCGATGCCTGCCTCCAATCCGCGTTTGATGATCTCGCTCCGGGCGAGCACGCGGTCCTCGAACGGGACGGTGAGCTCGATGTGGTAGCCATCCGGATCGTCGACGTACATCGACATGCGGATGAGCCCGTGTGCCATCCCTCGCGTCGGGACGCCGTGTGCCGCGAAGTGTGCGAGCCACCTGTCGTAGTCGGCGAGGGCGATGACGTAGGCGTGGTGCTGCCCGCCGCTTCCGGGCGCCGGCTGTCCGGGCCAGGGGGCGTCGTTGGCGGGGAAGAGGTCGATGATCGTTCCGGCGAGCTGCACCGAGAGGAAGCCCTCGCCGAGCGGCAGCTCCTCGGCACCGAGAACCTGGGTGTAGAACCGTCGCGAGCGCTCGGGATCCCGCGCGACGAGGGTCCAGTGGTCGAAACGTTGGATCGGAGGCGTGACTGCCACGACTTGTCCTCCCTACAAACACGCGCGTCGACGATGGCGATCCGCGTGCGGCGAAGGCTGGTGAGAATCGAGTCGACATGGGCCACTCGCATTCGCAAGACGCGTGCCCGGCGCAGCGGCGGCGAGACGCCGCGAGAGGAGGCGCCGCGGCGCCTCGTGCCGGACCCGGTGCCGGCGTCCGGCATTC from Candidatus Eisenbacteria bacterium encodes the following:
- a CDS encoding VOC family protein, with product MSVSRLAYLGVDATDLGAWKSFGTEVLGFEIGTDSRDRLLYLRGDERHHRLSIHAGASDDVAYVGWELANHEALEATASMLESQGSEVHAGRSDELADRRVLELAYFICPYTGVRMELAVGNEVSLYPRFTSTRPLSGFLMGELGLGHVVLLSSNVQAAAAFYVRALGFGISDYVMAPDGAPVGTFLHCNPRHHSLAFFSVPMSPRKIQHLMIETQSLDDVGTSYDLCLARKITKSSLGRHPDDRGLSFYFRNPSRWLFEYAWQLRSIDPASWTTERYVMGGGNGWGHAGLFSADE
- a CDS encoding NAD(P)H-dependent oxidoreductase produces the protein MNPLRIAIITGSTRPGRNSEAVARWVHRIAQQRSDAQFELVDIADYKLPLFDEPMSPMFGKYTKPHTRAWSEKIASFDGYVFVTPEYNHGIPGALKNALDFLYHEWNNKAAGFVSYGGAGGARAVEHLRLVASELMLATVRAQVMLSLVTDFEHFRTFKPLPHHEAEVATMLDQVISWATALKAIRVQRPVRAADAQSAEAI
- a CDS encoding VOC family protein, which codes for MAVTPPIQRFDHWTLVARDPERSRRFYTQVLGAEELPLGEGFLSVQLAGTIIDLFPANDAPWPGQPAPGSGGQHHAYVIALADYDRWLAHFAAHGVPTRGMAHGLIRMSMYVDDPDGYHIELTVPFEDRVLARSEIIKRGLEAGIERRPPWEAMRGESRSERD